From Salinicoccus roseus, one genomic window encodes:
- a CDS encoding SDR family NAD(P)-dependent oxidoreductase has translation MGRLNGKVAVITGAGSGQGAMEAELFAREGAKVVATDMNDEHLGELLERLGEQYPDAVIGLRQDVSKEADWQHIVEEAVGTFGKVDILINNAGITGITEFTLNKLTIEEWDKVMNVNALGNFLGMKHVIPEMKRNGQGSIVNISSLTGISGLGGLTAYSASKGAIRTMTKGAARDFGGDHIRVNSIHPGYIETPSTEYLTSNADIRDALIAAVPLKYLGQSEDVAYAALFLASDEARFITGEELIIDGGQTIKE, from the coding sequence ATGGGAAGACTTAACGGCAAAGTGGCGGTGATCACTGGTGCAGGCAGCGGCCAGGGAGCGATGGAAGCGGAGCTTTTCGCCCGGGAGGGCGCGAAGGTTGTAGCGACGGATATGAACGATGAACATCTCGGTGAACTGCTCGAAAGGCTCGGGGAACAGTATCCTGATGCGGTAATCGGCCTGCGGCAGGATGTGTCTAAGGAAGCGGACTGGCAGCATATCGTGGAGGAGGCTGTCGGCACATTCGGCAAAGTCGATATACTCATCAATAACGCGGGCATTACAGGCATTACAGAATTTACACTGAACAAGTTGACGATTGAGGAATGGGATAAGGTCATGAATGTCAATGCACTCGGGAACTTCCTCGGCATGAAGCATGTGATTCCCGAGATGAAAAGGAATGGCCAGGGTTCCATTGTGAACATTTCCTCCCTGACCGGCATCAGCGGTCTTGGGGGACTCACTGCCTACTCTGCCTCGAAAGGGGCAATCCGCACCATGACGAAGGGTGCGGCAAGAGATTTCGGTGGGGACCATATACGGGTGAATTCCATACACCCAGGCTATATCGAGACACCATCTACGGAGTATCTGACTTCGAATGCGGATATACGGGATGCACTGATTGCTGCTGTGCCGCTCAAATATTTGGGCCAATCGGAAGATGTAGCATATGCAGCGCTGTTTTTGGCATCGGATGAAGCCAGGTTCATCACCGGGGAAGAGCTGATCATCGATGGTGGTCAGACGATTAAGGAATAA
- a CDS encoding bile acid:sodium symporter family protein, protein MLTRFNAFIQKWIALLTPLSLIIGVLLGEMGTHFLFLIPWFFAFMTFTGALGMDFKDFRMVVKYPGTILLSILFLHILMPVWGYVLATVLLDDALLTIGFTLAVAVPTGVTSIIWVTITRGNLPLALSIVLLDTLLAPLILPLILVAVAGTAVTIDSGALIMGLLWMIVLPTLAGILMNEVTQGRVKDTLGRRLAPFSKISLLLIIMINGSVIAPYLQNFSWEIIGILLLVLFITLSAYAFALVTGHYLLEEPSIVTTFTYNVGMRNISVGVVIATAYFPPKVAMPVVFCMLFQQLIASFASRGMIRYQTYRNG, encoded by the coding sequence GTGCTGACGCGTTTCAATGCTTTCATTCAAAAATGGATTGCGCTCCTCACACCACTCAGTCTGATCATCGGTGTGCTGCTTGGTGAAATGGGGACGCACTTCCTCTTCCTGATTCCCTGGTTCTTTGCCTTCATGACCTTCACAGGGGCACTTGGCATGGATTTCAAGGATTTCAGGATGGTCGTCAAATATCCGGGGACGATACTGCTGAGCATACTGTTCCTGCATATCCTGATGCCGGTGTGGGGCTATGTGCTGGCGACGGTCCTGCTGGATGATGCGCTTCTGACCATCGGTTTCACACTGGCGGTGGCAGTGCCCACCGGTGTGACTTCAATCATATGGGTGACGATCACCCGGGGCAATCTGCCGCTTGCGCTCTCCATCGTCCTCCTCGATACGCTGCTCGCCCCGCTGATACTGCCGCTCATACTTGTAGCAGTTGCAGGCACAGCCGTTACCATCGATTCCGGGGCCCTGATCATGGGATTGCTGTGGATGATCGTATTGCCGACCCTGGCCGGCATCCTGATGAACGAAGTGACACAAGGCAGGGTGAAGGACACATTGGGAAGGCGGCTGGCGCCTTTTTCGAAAATCAGCCTGCTGCTCATCATCATGATCAACGGAAGTGTCATCGCACCATACCTGCAGAACTTTTCCTGGGAAATCATCGGCATACTGCTCCTTGTCCTGTTCATTACTTTATCTGCATATGCCTTTGCACTGGTTACCGGACACTATCTGCTCGAGGAGCCGTCCATCGTTACGACCTTCACCTATAATGTGGGAATGAGGAACATTTCGGTAGGGGTGGTCATCGCGACTGCCTATTTCCCGCCAAAAGTTGCGATG
- a CDS encoding O-methyltransferase, which produces MSKLWNDVDAYFTSQLNADDEVITGILENEEERTEATSGQGKFLQLLARIKGAKTVLEIGTLSGYSTLWLGKALPEDGRMATIESNPEYAKTAFEHIMAAELDDKVEVIEAPAENTLPKLLERGYPRFDFIYINANQQHYPDYLEAAINMAKSGSVIVTERKIMESFEEEEAKCPKMQRFLQILTEHPRVDATAVQTVGSRGHDGFVMAVLD; this is translated from the coding sequence ATGTCCAAACTTTGGAATGATGTGGACGCGTACTTTACTTCCCAGCTGAATGCTGATGATGAGGTAATTACGGGAATTCTCGAAAACGAAGAAGAAAGAACCGAAGCGACGAGTGGTCAAGGAAAGTTTCTTCAGTTATTGGCGAGAATCAAAGGTGCAAAAACGGTGTTGGAAATAGGCACATTGAGTGGCTACAGTACATTATGGCTGGGTAAGGCACTGCCGGAAGATGGCAGGATGGCCACCATCGAGTCCAACCCTGAATATGCAAAAACAGCGTTCGAGCACATTATGGCTGCTGAACTGGATGACAAGGTTGAAGTCATCGAGGCGCCGGCGGAAAATACATTGCCGAAATTGCTTGAGAGAGGATATCCACGCTTTGATTTCATCTATATCAATGCAAATCAGCAGCATTATCCGGACTACCTTGAAGCGGCAATCAACATGGCCAAGAGCGGCTCGGTCATCGTAACGGAACGTAAGATCATGGAATCGTTTGAAGAAGAAGAGGCGAAATGCCCTAAAATGCAGCGTTTCCTGCAGATACTTACAGAGCATCCCCGTGTAGATGCAACGGCAGTTCAGACGGTAGGCAGCAGAGGACATGACGGGTTCGTCATGGCAGTATTGGATTAA
- a CDS encoding MDR family MFS transporter, whose translation MEKDSARQYEYLSENPDIKTLPIMLSLIIGAFFAILNETLLNIALTTLMDQFDITLPTVQWMATGFMLVMGIVIPVSALLIQWFTTRQLFLGTMIIFTLGTAIAASAPTFGILLTGRLIQAVGTGMLMPIMFNVFLLMYPPHKRGRIMGIVGLVIMFAPAIGPTLSGIIVEYLGWRFLFITVIPFSLFSIVFAYFFLVNVSEVTRPKIDILSILFSTVGFGATIYGFSSVGESEAGFLSPVVLVSLLLGISGIFLFAYRQLHLDEPIMDFRVFKYPMYRHAVIMFVIIIMAMFASEIILPIYMQGPLALSAATAGILLLPGSLLNGALSPFMGQLFDKVGPRPMMIPATLVLSGTMFMMSRLDTGSSVWMIVIGFLLLMISVSAIMMPAQTNGLNQLPKRLYPHGTAVISTLQPMAGAIGVSVFISILNARQANYLSDAETPDDPATIDLAMVAGVELVYFTAFIFSIVAVVMALRVYRARPDDIADTKVE comes from the coding sequence ATGGAAAAAGACAGTGCCAGACAATATGAATATCTATCGGAAAACCCCGATATCAAAACCCTCCCGATCATGCTGTCGCTCATCATCGGGGCATTTTTTGCAATTTTGAATGAAACGCTCCTCAATATTGCGCTTACGACATTAATGGATCAATTCGACATCACCTTGCCGACCGTGCAGTGGATGGCTACAGGCTTCATGCTCGTCATGGGCATCGTCATTCCCGTCTCGGCCCTACTGATCCAATGGTTCACCACCCGTCAGCTTTTCCTGGGGACGATGATCATATTCACTCTCGGTACAGCCATTGCCGCCTCCGCCCCGACATTCGGCATCCTGCTGACCGGCCGCCTGATACAGGCAGTGGGCACCGGCATGCTGATGCCGATCATGTTCAATGTGTTCCTGCTCATGTACCCGCCCCATAAACGTGGCAGAATCATGGGAATCGTCGGCCTCGTCATCATGTTCGCTCCAGCCATCGGCCCGACACTTTCAGGCATCATAGTAGAATACCTCGGATGGCGTTTCCTCTTCATCACCGTCATTCCGTTCTCATTATTTTCCATAGTATTCGCCTATTTCTTCCTGGTCAATGTATCGGAAGTGACACGGCCGAAAATCGACATCCTGTCCATCTTGTTCTCCACCGTCGGTTTTGGAGCGACCATATATGGGTTCAGTTCGGTCGGTGAGAGCGAAGCCGGGTTCCTGAGTCCAGTGGTGCTCGTTTCCCTTCTGCTGGGAATCAGCGGCATCTTTCTGTTTGCCTACCGGCAGCTCCATCTGGATGAGCCCATCATGGATTTCAGGGTGTTCAAGTATCCGATGTACCGCCATGCCGTCATCATGTTCGTGATCATCATCATGGCCATGTTCGCCTCGGAGATCATACTGCCGATCTATATGCAGGGGCCCTTGGCACTGAGTGCCGCCACTGCAGGTATTCTTCTGCTTCCCGGCAGTCTGCTGAACGGTGCGCTCTCCCCTTTCATGGGTCAGCTGTTCGATAAGGTTGGCCCAAGGCCGATGATGATTCCTGCAACACTTGTGCTGAGCGGCACCATGTTCATGATGAGCCGCCTGGACACCGGCAGTTCGGTGTGGATGATCGTCATCGGCTTCCTGCTGCTCATGATCTCCGTTTCGGCAATCATGATGCCTGCCCAGACCAATGGGCTCAACCAGCTGCCTAAGCGGCTCTATCCGCACGGTACCGCCGTCATATCGACCTTGCAGCCAATGGCCGGAGCCATAGGCGTTTCGGTCTTCATCAGCATCCTCAATGCCAGACAGGCAAACTACCTCTCAGATGCAGAGACCCCGGACGATCCGGCAACGATCGACTTGGCCATGGTGGCTGGTGTGGAACTCGTCTATTTCACCGCCTTCATCTTTTCCATCGTTGCGGTAGTGATGGCACTGCGCGTGTATCGTGCGCGTCCCGATGACATTGCAGACACGAAAGTTGAATAG
- a CDS encoding YwbE family protein produces the protein MDGTKRENIKPGVKVKVVQKHHQRSGELTEGTVARLLTNSATHPHGIKVKLEDGTVGRVKEILG, from the coding sequence ATGGACGGAACAAAAAGGGAAAATATCAAACCAGGCGTCAAAGTGAAAGTGGTACAGAAGCATCATCAGCGGTCGGGGGAACTGACCGAAGGGACGGTGGCGAGACTGCTGACCAACTCGGCGACACACCCCCACGGAATCAAAGTGAAGCTCGAAGATGGCACTGTCGGCAGAGTAAAGGAAATATTGGGATGA